In Candidatus Methylomirabilota bacterium, the following are encoded in one genomic region:
- a CDS encoding glycosyltransferase gives MSGSSWGELGGQIALAYNHLVLLYFLAINTQYLCLMLLGFRETRRALRAAQWRDVRRLMRSPLTPPISVIAPAYNEEANIAESVRSLLMLNYPEFEVIVVNDGSRDRTLEMLIERFGLRLVPRSFEYAVPCRPIRGVYEAPEYPSLVVIDKENGGKADALNAGLNLSLYPLFCAIDADSVLEDDALLRVVRPFVEDPGVTVATGGIIRIANGCEIHAGRVVGVRLPRRFLPLVQIVEYLRGFLFGRMGWSAVNGLLIISGAFGLFDKRAAMLAGGYAHDTVGEDMELVVRMHRRLREEGAPYRVRFVPDPVCWTESPETLRVLRRQRNRWHRGLIDTLWRHRRMFARPRYGTIGVVAMPTFIVFEMLGPLVELSGYLIVPLCYALGILDTAFMLVFLTVAILYGILLSVSAVLLEDMAFRRYPRIRDLALLVLMGVLENFGYRQATAWWRARAFWDYWRGDLGWGRMERRGFSRT, from the coding sequence GTGAGCGGCTCGAGCTGGGGCGAGCTCGGCGGCCAGATCGCGCTGGCCTACAACCACCTCGTCCTCCTGTACTTCCTGGCCATCAATACCCAGTACCTCTGCCTGATGCTGCTCGGCTTCCGGGAGACGCGCCGCGCGCTGCGCGCCGCCCAGTGGCGGGACGTGCGGCGGCTCATGCGATCGCCCCTCACGCCGCCGATCTCCGTGATCGCCCCGGCCTACAACGAGGAGGCCAACATCGCGGAGAGTGTCCGCTCGCTCCTGATGCTGAATTACCCCGAGTTCGAGGTCATCGTGGTCAACGACGGGTCGCGGGACCGAACCCTCGAGATGCTGATCGAGCGATTCGGCCTCCGTCTCGTCCCCCGAAGCTTCGAGTACGCGGTGCCGTGCCGGCCGATCCGGGGCGTCTACGAGGCGCCCGAGTACCCGAGCCTCGTCGTGATCGACAAGGAGAACGGCGGGAAGGCCGACGCTCTGAACGCCGGCTTGAACCTTTCCCTCTACCCACTCTTCTGCGCCATCGACGCCGACTCCGTCCTCGAGGACGACGCGCTGCTCCGCGTCGTCCGTCCGTTCGTCGAGGACCCCGGGGTGACGGTGGCGACCGGGGGCATCATCCGGATCGCCAACGGCTGCGAGATCCACGCGGGCCGCGTGGTGGGCGTCCGCCTGCCGCGCCGCTTCCTCCCCCTGGTCCAGATCGTCGAGTACCTCCGGGGCTTCCTCTTCGGCCGCATGGGCTGGAGCGCGGTCAACGGCCTCTTGATCATCTCGGGCGCCTTCGGGCTCTTCGACAAGCGCGCGGCCATGCTGGCCGGTGGCTACGCCCACGACACGGTGGGTGAGGACATGGAGCTGGTCGTCCGGATGCACCGCCGGCTCCGGGAAGAGGGCGCGCCGTACCGCGTGCGCTTCGTTCCGGACCCCGTCTGCTGGACCGAGTCGCCCGAGACCCTGCGTGTCCTGCGCCGCCAGCGGAACCGGTGGCACCGGGGACTCATCGACACCCTCTGGCGCCATCGCCGGATGTTCGCCCGGCCGCGGTACGGCACGATCGGGGTGGTGGCCATGCCGACCTTCATCGTGTTCGAGATGCTGGGCCCGCTGGTCGAGCTGTCGGGCTACCTGATCGTCCCGCTCTGTTATGCTCTCGGCATCCTGGACACCGCCTTCATGCTCGTCTTCTTGACCGTGGCCATCCTCTACGGCATCCTGCTCTCCGTCAGCGCGGTGCTGCTCGAGGACATGGCGTTCCGGCGCTACCCGCGGATCCGCGACCTGGCCCTGCTCGTCCTCATGGGGGTGCTGGAGAACTTCGGCTACCGCCAGGCGACGGCGTGGTGGCGGGCCCGCGCGTTCTGGGATTACTGGCGCGGTGACCTCGGCTGGGGCCGGATGGAGCGGCGGGGGTTCAGCCGAACGTGA
- a CDS encoding sugar phosphate nucleotidyltransferase: MILAGGEGIRLQPLTRWITGDSRPKQFCNLTGHGTLLQDTVRRVARLIPPERQLLSLTRGHARFFEPLIGECGRVQPVVQPEGRGTALGVLYPALHVATEDPGATIAVFPSDHFVTPADRFMEAVAAAAAAVEQHPETIVLLGILPSYPETEYGWIEPGDALDRRGAGLVRRVRRFVEKPTALWARSMLRAGWLWNTLVLVAKVAHLFQLATRQMPDTVRPLLLACDAIGTPAEETRVTRAYAEAAPANLSRDFLEHSREALGVLEVRGVTWSDWGTPRRVVSTLTRLDEHPTWLTDGLRRELARVASGPAVPSRRARSEGSDIRPVGAA; this comes from the coding sequence GTGATCCTCGCCGGCGGGGAGGGGATACGGCTTCAGCCGCTCACCCGGTGGATCACCGGAGACAGCCGGCCCAAGCAGTTCTGCAACCTCACGGGACACGGCACGCTGCTGCAGGACACGGTCCGGCGGGTGGCACGCCTCATCCCGCCCGAGCGCCAGCTGCTGAGCTTGACCCGGGGACACGCGCGATTTTTCGAGCCGCTGATCGGCGAGTGCGGGCGGGTCCAGCCGGTGGTGCAGCCCGAGGGCCGAGGCACGGCGCTCGGGGTGCTCTACCCCGCCCTCCACGTGGCGACCGAGGACCCGGGCGCCACCATAGCCGTGTTCCCCTCGGACCACTTCGTGACCCCGGCTGATCGCTTCATGGAGGCCGTCGCGGCCGCCGCGGCCGCGGTGGAGCAGCATCCCGAGACGATCGTCCTCCTGGGCATCCTTCCATCCTACCCGGAGACCGAGTACGGCTGGATCGAGCCCGGCGACGCGCTCGATCGGCGTGGCGCCGGCCTCGTGCGCCGCGTCCGCCGCTTCGTCGAGAAGCCCACCGCGCTGTGGGCCCGCTCCATGCTCCGCGCCGGCTGGCTCTGGAACACCCTCGTTCTGGTCGCCAAGGTGGCCCACCTCTTCCAGCTGGCCACCCGGCAAATGCCGGACACCGTCCGCCCGCTGCTCCTGGCGTGCGACGCCATCGGCACGCCCGCCGAGGAGACCCGGGTCACCCGGGCCTACGCCGAGGCGGCTCCCGCCAACCTCTCGCGCGACTTTCTCGAGCACTCCCGGGAAGCTCTCGGCGTCCTCGAGGTCCGGGGGGTGACGTGGAGCGACTGGGGCACCCCCCGCCGTGTCGTCTCGACACTCACCCGCCTGGACGAGCACCCGACCTGGCTGACCGACGGCCTTCGCAGGGAGCTCGCGCGCGTCGCCAGCGGTCCCGCCGTCCCGTCCCGGCGGGCTCGATCCGAGGGGTCGGACATCCGGCCCGTCGGCGCCGCCTGA
- a CDS encoding YaiO family outer membrane beta-barrel protein, producing MRGPGSRRTGVRRVLTTAVALLALATPAAIARAQASGSDQLAEARAFVRAGNLEGALAAYTSLLEGTPDDLEARKERGRVLGWLGRHPEALADFDRVLAITPRDVEARIGRGRVLGYARRYAEAEAELRRALTDDPRAAEALLALGDILSWQERYADAARAYAEARAVAPQDPAPLLGLAKLRLWQDDLEGARTIYAAVLQLDPGNLDAIEGLRRIAAIPPPRRFRLDLGYRWETLSGGLSDWHQGTARLTVQVAKTTRLFVGLDQYRRFDFDDTQISLGGAQNLPGDVTLSGAFTYGIDAEVVARQVYEAEVGYRLTTWATPLLAYRHSNYPGGVRADIVTPGVELVWAPYLSVRARYYYAHSSNAGDGSAGSAQVTFIPEGPVSVYVGGAYGRETFLAGTVIQVVQAVNVVTVSAGVIWRITDWSGIRFDYAYEDRRGSYTKHGIGTTLFVEF from the coding sequence GTGAGGGGACCCGGCTCCCGCCGAACGGGAGTCCGCCGCGTCCTGACCACCGCGGTCGCGCTCCTGGCCCTGGCGACACCGGCCGCCATCGCCCGGGCCCAGGCATCGGGCTCGGACCAGCTGGCGGAGGCGCGGGCCTTCGTGCGGGCCGGCAACCTGGAGGGCGCGCTCGCCGCCTACACGAGCCTCCTCGAGGGAACCCCGGATGACCTTGAGGCCCGCAAGGAGCGGGGCCGCGTCCTGGGCTGGCTCGGACGTCACCCGGAGGCGCTGGCCGACTTCGACCGGGTCCTCGCGATCACGCCGCGGGACGTCGAGGCCCGGATCGGGCGGGGCCGCGTGCTCGGCTACGCCAGGCGCTACGCCGAGGCGGAGGCGGAGCTTCGCCGGGCCCTGACCGATGATCCGCGGGCGGCCGAGGCCCTCCTCGCGCTGGGGGACATCCTGAGCTGGCAGGAGCGCTACGCGGACGCCGCCCGCGCGTACGCGGAAGCTCGGGCCGTGGCGCCCCAGGACCCGGCGCCGCTCCTCGGACTCGCCAAGCTCCGGCTCTGGCAGGACGATCTCGAGGGAGCCAGGACGATCTACGCGGCGGTGCTGCAGCTCGACCCGGGCAACCTGGACGCCATCGAAGGTCTGCGCCGGATCGCGGCGATCCCGCCCCCCCGCCGGTTCCGGCTGGACCTCGGCTACCGCTGGGAGACGCTCAGCGGTGGGCTCAGCGACTGGCATCAGGGCACGGCGCGCCTCACCGTCCAGGTCGCGAAGACGACGCGGCTGTTCGTGGGCCTCGATCAGTATCGCCGGTTCGATTTCGACGACACCCAGATCTCCCTGGGCGGCGCCCAGAACCTTCCGGGCGACGTGACGCTCTCGGGCGCCTTCACGTACGGGATCGACGCCGAGGTCGTCGCCCGCCAGGTATACGAGGCCGAAGTGGGCTACCGGCTGACCACCTGGGCCACGCCGCTCCTCGCCTACCGCCACTCGAACTATCCCGGGGGCGTCCGAGCCGACATCGTGACACCCGGCGTGGAGCTCGTCTGGGCGCCCTACCTGAGCGTTCGCGCGCGTTACTACTATGCCCACTCCTCCAACGCCGGCGACGGGAGCGCCGGCTCCGCGCAGGTGACGTTCATCCCCGAGGGGCCCGTGAGCGTGTACGTCGGCGGGGCGTATGGGCGGGAAACCTTCCTGGCCGGCACCGTCATCCAGGTCGTCCAGGCGGTGAACGTGGTGACCGTGTCGGCCGGCGTGATCTGGCGCATCACCGACTGGAGCGGAATACGGTTCGACTACGCGTACGAGGACCGGCGTGGCTCGTACACGAAACACGGCATCGGGACGACGCTCTTCGTCGAGTTCTGA
- a CDS encoding HEAT repeat domain-containing protein codes for MRFGIAYGVAVGFVLALGLGVLLLFLLLVAQREIANLLAAYTRRRELVLTPLLHRALDDPAATLELRLAFRRLDPLVIREVLLRLAADLRGEEAARIARLYRDLGLLDTELAGLRSIRRSRRAAAAANLGTLRIPGTLRALVPALADAAMDVRMAAVRAIGDLGTREALAALVPMLGDPSPAVARQAQDILAEKGRKVAREIRTYLRQTGSRRGRLAGVELLGWHRAPEAVRILLELCRDPDPEMRVKAVKAAAAIGDPRFLAPFHALLEDPQWEVRCHAARGLGLLGSPASVPGLRALLDDRHWWVRYHAAVALAELGADGKTALEDARGDVQPRVRDMARYILERSVIPALP; via the coding sequence ATGCGGTTCGGAATCGCCTACGGGGTCGCCGTGGGGTTCGTCCTCGCCCTCGGGCTCGGCGTGCTCCTGCTGTTCCTCCTCCTCGTCGCTCAGCGCGAGATTGCCAACCTCCTGGCCGCCTACACGCGGCGGCGGGAGCTGGTCCTGACTCCCTTGCTCCACCGGGCGCTCGACGATCCCGCGGCAACCCTCGAGCTCCGCCTCGCTTTCCGGCGCCTGGATCCCTTGGTCATCCGCGAGGTGTTGCTGCGCCTGGCCGCCGACCTGCGGGGCGAGGAGGCCGCGCGGATCGCCCGTCTCTATCGGGATCTCGGGCTGCTCGACACCGAGCTGGCCGGGCTCCGGAGTATCCGCCGGAGCCGGCGGGCCGCGGCCGCCGCGAACCTCGGCACGCTGCGGATCCCGGGGACGCTGCGGGCCCTGGTCCCGGCGCTCGCCGATGCGGCCATGGACGTGAGGATGGCGGCGGTGCGGGCCATCGGCGACCTGGGGACACGCGAGGCGCTCGCCGCCCTGGTGCCGATGCTGGGCGACCCGAGCCCGGCGGTCGCCCGGCAGGCGCAGGACATCCTGGCCGAGAAGGGCCGCAAGGTCGCGCGGGAGATTCGGACCTATCTCCGTCAGACGGGGAGCCGGCGCGGGCGCCTGGCGGGCGTCGAGCTCCTCGGCTGGCACCGGGCCCCCGAGGCCGTCCGGATCCTCCTCGAGCTCTGCCGGGACCCCGACCCTGAGATGCGCGTGAAGGCCGTCAAGGCGGCCGCGGCGATCGGGGACCCTCGCTTCCTGGCGCCGTTCCACGCCCTGCTCGAGGATCCGCAGTGGGAGGTCCGCTGCCACGCGGCGCGGGGTCTCGGCTTGCTCGGCAGCCCGGCCTCCGTCCCCGGCCTCCGCGCGCTCCTCGACGACCGGCACTGGTGGGTGCGCTACCACGCCGCGGTGGCCCTGGCCGAGCTCGGGGCGGACGGCAAGACCGCGCTCGAGGACGCCCGGGGGGACGTCCAGCCGCGGGTGCGGGACATGGCCCGCTATATCCTGGAACGCAGCGTCATCCCGGCCCTCCCATGA